The DNA window ATATAACTAGCTAGGCCATGGCTGCCTTTGTCCATGTTAACATGACTGTAGCCACATCTTTTGTTTGACTAGTGTTATCCACATAGTGATTCTATAAGCCTGAAGATTATTCTCAGGCTACTTAGAAGTCTGCCCTGTGTCTCTGATGGAGAAAATGAATGCTTCCCCTTTGGTTCATCTCTTTATGACACACTAACCACATCATATCATAAGGATTTATTTAGGTGACTCTGTTACCTGCCAGACTCAGAACTTTTTGTGGCCAGGATTGGGATGCATCTCTGTGTGCCCAGCACCCAATAATGGTCCCAGAACACAGAGGACACCCAATCTGCTCTCCCTAAGACCAGGAGGAGGCTACTCTGCCAACCAGCTTCCTCAGGGCTGCCTTCATGTCCTTGTTCCTTAGGCTGTAGATGAAAGGGTTCAGCGTAGGGATGACCACCCCACACATCAACGCAGCTGCCTTGTCTTTCTGGGAGGAGGTGGGAGATGCGGGCTGTAAGTACACAGCAAAGATGGTCCCATAGAACAGCGACACTACGGTGAGGTGAGAGCCACAAGTCGAGAAGGCTTTCCGCTTGCCCTGCGCAGAAGGGATCCTAAAGACGGCTTGGAAAATGCAGATGTAGGAGAGGAGGATGCAGGAGAGCGGACCGATGCCCatgatgatgccaaaagcaaagaCCACCCGCTCGTTGGCATGCGTGTCTGAGCAGGAGAGCTTCAGCAGGGGCATGAGGTCACAGAAAAAGTGGGGAATTTCAGAGCTGGCACAGAAGGTCAGTTGACCCATGAGGCAGGTGTGAACCAGGGACTGGAGGTTGGTGACCAGCCATGACCCCCCCACCATTAGCCCACAGACACGGGAGCTCATGAGGACGGAGTAGCGCAGAGGGTAGACTATAGCCACCAACCGGTCTATCGCCATGATGGCCAGGAGGAAGCTGTCCATGGTCCCGAAGAGGTGGAAGGCGTACATCTGGGCGAGGCAGCCTGCGAAAGGGATGGCTCTGCTCCGAGTCTGGATGTTCACCAGCATCTTGGGGACAGTGGTGGAGGAGAAGAAGATGTCAAccaaggacaggttggagaggaagaagtacatgggcatGTGCAGGTGGGAGTCTGTGCCGATggccaggatgatgagcaggttcccCAGCACAGTGACCAGGTACATGGACAGGAAGAGCCCAAAAAGGAGGTTCTGATGCTCTGGCTTTTCTGAGAGCCCCAGGAGGAGGAATTCTGAGACTGTCGTTTGGTTTTCTGGTTTCATGGGCATCCTCTGTTTGCTGGAAATGGGCGAGGGAAGCAATGTAAAACTGGGACTCAGATGGCACCCAGTCCCAGCTTTCTGCTGAGGCCAAGAAGGTTCTGTGCAAATCCACACGCTCCTTACAGCAAATTCCTTTGTGTTAACCTGTCTTCAGGCTGTCTTCACTGGGTTTCCGTTCCCCTGAGCTATTTATGCCTGAGACAGCCAGTGTCACGGAGATCTCAGTTGTTCATAGTCAAGTTGTCCAAGCTGAGTCACCTTTTGCTATTTGGATAAGTGTCGCCAGAGGCCCACGTGCTTTTAAGGCTTAGTCATGATTCTGTGGCACTGTTGGCTggagcctttaagaggtgggacctagtgaGAGAAAGTGAGGTCATTGAAGCCTGTCCTTGAAGGAGATTGTGGGACCcagtccctccctccttcccttcctcactCTCTGTTTCCTGACGGCCGTGAGGTGGACAGGTCCCCTCTGCCATGTGCTCCACTATAATGTACTCTGCTACCACAggtccaaagcaacagggccaaatgACTATGGACTAAAATaacctttcctctttataagttcatcatttcaggtattttgtcacagtgatggaaagctgactgaTATACCTTTGTTTTTAGTAGAGCAAAGTTTCACAGAAAACACAGTGGAATCAAATTTAAATCCAAAGCCTATAAATAGAGGGAACTTAGTcatcttctcttcctttctcgttatctcttcctctttctctttctttccttccctttcaCCCTTCCACTAGCAAGATACAGTCTGAACATCAATTTTGTTTTAGAACAGACTAATGGCTGGAggtgcaactcagtggtagagcacttgcctagtgtgtgtgagaccTTGGATTCCCTCCCCCCACACTGCAAAGAAGAAAACTGtggtgtatgtatatacacagtggaatactgTTCAGCCCTAAGAGGAAACTTGGAAGGTCTGTCGTTTGCATCAGCATGGACAAAcctggagaacattatgctaaatgatataagtcagacacagaaagacaataatacatatgatctcacttatatgtggaatctcAAAGCATCAAATTTATAGAAGCAGAGAGTAGAGGGTGGTTAGCAGAGGCTGTGGGGTGGGGATTGGGGAGTGTTGGTCAAAGGGTGTAAGGAAGTTAGGAAGAATAAGGTGAAGGGATCTGTCTTATAACATGGTGACTACAGTTAATATACTGCATTCTTGAAAATTGTTAGgagagtagattttaagtgttTTCATCACATAAAGTATGTCAAGTTATGCATTTGCTCATTAGCTTGATTTACCAATTCTACTGCATATGCAGATTTTAAATATCATGTAATATATACAATATTTGTCaactaaaataattaaaacattgCTATTAGGTGTaatacagtggtagagcacttgcctgtcatgtttgattcccagcactgtgAAATCAAATTACTATTTAATTAAGTGATACAATTGCAGTAGCAACTACAATCAGCATAATTAGTCTTGGAGTTATTTAAAATGACTTAATTCAGTGTATAAGAGCAGGAATGTTTTAGTGAGCTGGGGAGTAGTCTTCTAGCCTTGAGTGTTCAGTAGATTGGGATAGCAGTCAGTAGATTTTCAGGGGGAGTCAGATACCACTGATGAATGCAGAAAGCCAGCTGGCTAGGCAGAAATTTAAGGAGACCTTGAAAATTGGTTAAAACCAAAACTCAGACTAAAAACAGGGACCCTTAAATCTATTTGCATTTTGGAAGCCTATTTTCCCAAGAACAGTAGCTTTGTAGGATAagtcatttaaaattttctaatgtTATAGACAGACTGTTACTTccagttgaaatagttctgcaccaCCATAAAATGTACATTGTTAATATAAAGTCCAATAGCTGTTAAAAAAGCTTGTTCGAAATAAATATCCGGGGCACAGTCAAGCCTATTCAAAGGTAAACTGTTTTCATAAATATGACAaaattgtgctcaaatgcccatttgATGAAAAGCAAAGCATGCTAGGTGCTTCTTCCTGCTGTTGATATGATCATGAGAAAAATGAGTTGTAAAGTAACATTTGGTTATGAAATCATATAAAAATAGTGATTTAAATGATACAGACTCCagagaaatatttaaagaattgtAGAGGAAGGGGCctgaggaggaaagaggagggatgggaaaggggaggaacTGCAGGATGAAATTTACCAAATTATGCTGtgcacatatgtgaatataccacagtgacttCTACCTTCATGTATAAAGTACCaattaaaaaactataaatatatagaagggagaccagtagagttGAGGAAGGGAATAGGGGATAAAAGAGAAAGTACTGGGGtctaaaatggagcaaattatatcacatgcatatatgattatgttaaaatgaatcccactattatgtataactataatgcactaaaaatattaaaaaagaatataaacacCTGGggacattttgataatattttcaTTCATCTCTTTTACATAGCTAATGGGTTTGAACTTGATCTTATTTGCCCATCTATTTAGAAAGAATTTGAGTGCTCATCCTTGGCTACTGTAATCTGTTGAGTTGCTGGTAGGTGTTGactcttctctgttttgtcttaatCAATTTGGGACTTAGGAGAGGCTTCATGTCAAAGCCCATAGAAGTAGATATTTTATTGCAATCATACAAGACCAAAGGCTGGCTGTTTTCTTTCTCAGTCTCCATCTCCTAGTGGGGACATTTATCCTTCAATTCCtttgtttttgatactgggaattgaactcaggggcacttgaccactgagccacatccccagccctattttgtattttatttagagacagggtctcactgagttgcttcgtgcctggcttttgctgaggctggctttgaacttgtgatcctcctgcctctgggattactggtatgcaACATGGTGCCtggcccttcatttcctttaatGAACATCAATGAAGAATGTGTTAAGTGCCAGTATCCATTTCTCTTAAGATAAGTAGATGATGTGCAATAGAAAACTTACCATGGCATGACTTACCAAGTCCTTATAAATCTTCAATATTGTCTCTTTCTGCCAGAGAGGATATTTTGCTCAATTCACTTCTTACCTAGTTAGGGgcacattaaaaaaacaatttcCAACAAGAATACatcagaagaatttttttttttttgagagagaggggggggggagaattgtttaatatttattctttagttttctgtggacaaaacatctttattttattcttttgtggtgctgaggattgaatccagtgccctgcacatgccaggctagcgcgctgccgcttgagccacatccccagccccatcagaagaatttttttttttttaaagagagagtgagagaggagagagagagagagagagaattttttgatatttattttttagttatcggcggacacaacatctttgtttgtacgtggtgctgagaatcgaacccgggccgcacgcatgccaggcgagcgcgctaccacttgagccacatccccagccccccatcagaagagtttaatgaaatatttgtatcaggTTGAAGCTAGCTTATTTATGAGTATTCTTCGAACAACAGTAGGAATACTGGGGTTGAGAGAACTGCTGGGGCATCTAGCTTGCGGGTCATCTGAACTTAGATTTTCCTTCACTTTCTCTTGTTCTATTGCCCTGGCCATGGCCAACTTTTATGAGATGTGGCATTTCAGAGCTAAACTCTATTCTGTCAACACAAGCtaggaaaaaataatacattaCAAAAATTATAAATTCTTATCCCTCTGCCTTCCAAGGAACATAAGTCTCCAGAAAAATTCAAGGGTTGCTGAAGTGATTAGGATGTAAACGAGAGCATAGTATACCTGTAGGTCTGTAAAGGAAAAGGATCTAGGTAACTGGtgttgatggtgcacacctgtggtcCCCAAAGCTGCCTGGaggtctgaggcaggaagatcacttgaaCCCAAGAGTTTGAGGTTGGTCTAGGCAGCaggagaccttgtcttaaaaaaaaaaaggatacaggTGACCTCAAGGTGTTGTGAGAATCACAGATTGATTAAAACAGCTGCTATGTAGAGCATGAACCTCAAAGGTGGAAGAAATGTTAAATGGGgggttttaaagaaatattagcatCAAAATCTCTAATTCCAAGAGACCTCCAGCAATGCCCTATATCACTTTTCAAGGTTTGTTGAAGTGGGGTTTGAGGTTTTTGTAATGCAAATCACAGGTTTTCCTGGGCTGCACATCATATTGTCATTCTCTTTCTGGAACACATTTGCAGCATGCATCAGGGTCAACTGCAGGGCTTGTTAAATCACAGAAAACTGGGCCCAAACTACATAGTATCTGGAGTGGGCTCAGGAATCAGTGCCTCTAGGAAGTCCCCAGGAGATGCTGGAGCTGTTGGGCCAGCAACCACACTTAGAGAACCACTGTATTGGAGAAACCTGTTTTTCAATGTGTCTTCCATTTGCAGGTTCCCCCAACTGCAGACCCTGTGCACTTCCTCCCACAAGTCTTGACAAAGAGGGTCTTCCTGCTGTCTCCTTTGTCTGCTCAGAGAGTCTAGAATTGGTTTCAGTCCTCTCTCTCAGCACCCAGGAAGGAAACGGCTTCCTCTCCTCTAGCCCCTTCCAGCTCCATATTCTCTTCCCTCACTTGCTCACCAGGATGGCGTCACAATGGGTGGTCTCAGCAAGTCTCCTTAATCTTAGCTAACTGAAGAAGTTTAGGAAGGAAGGGCATGAGGGGCTGGTGG is part of the Callospermophilus lateralis isolate mCalLat2 chromosome 1, mCalLat2.hap1, whole genome shotgun sequence genome and encodes:
- the Or1i1 gene encoding olfactory receptor 1I1; the protein is MKPENQTTVSEFLLLGLSEKPEHQNLLFGLFLSMYLVTVLGNLLIILAIGTDSHLHMPMYFFLSNLSLVDIFFSSTTVPKMLVNIQTRSRAIPFAGCLAQMYAFHLFGTMDSFLLAIMAIDRLVAIVYPLRYSVLMSSRVCGLMVGGSWLVTNLQSLVHTCLMGQLTFCASSEIPHFFCDLMPLLKLSCSDTHANERVVFAFGIIMGIGPLSCILLSYICIFQAVFRIPSAQGKRKAFSTCGSHLTVVSLFYGTIFAVYLQPASPTSSQKDKAAALMCGVVIPTLNPFIYSLRNKDMKAALRKLVGRVASSWS